The genome window atttggtgaGCCAATCTACGGCCACACTGCTCtgatgtttttgttattgcaaaTCTTGAATGGAAAGAAACGCAAATGTAGaaatataattgatttattatatacaACTCAAAATGCCAGTCGTTTCATCAGCAAGTACATATGTTGATCCACTTCAAAGccatgcaaattgtttgcatcaCCTTGCAGACGCATCAGCAGGCCACCAAATGAAACATACGCCGACAGACGTGAGGATTCGTTGTGCGCTTCGTCGCCTTCAATGCGATAAATTTTGCCATACATCACATACTCAAAACTGTCTGCGCGCGTTCCTTCGTGCTCCATAGGATTGTATTCGCCGCTGTCAGGGCAGCCATCTTCGCGCAGCGTTGTGGCCAGCACCAAGCGAAATTTGTCACCCAATTCCATGGGATACAGCCACGAGTTGATGTCCAGGATAAGGTCCATTTTGAAGGATTCGGATTCGCAGTGCAGGCGGGAGACACGGTCAAACTTTTTGCCCTCTGGATCCATGTCCTTGACATTGAATATATCCTCGAATAGCACTCCAGCCATGTtaactaaaaacaaatgttattagactaatttcatttattgctGCCGCCAAAATCGCACCTTTTGTTGAATTTCACGTTGTCGATGATTTGTAGTTTGTGGTTTGGCTCATAGCAGTTAAATGCTGCTGATCTTatagttatttaattaacCAATATGGTACTAActgttttaattgaataagtCGTGTTTTATTTACTTCTTCCGGCacttgttaaatatttttggtttagcGTGCTTATTTCGTTTAGTTCCTAAAAACAGTGTGACAGAAGCATGCTCTGGAACTGAGCTAGTTCCAATGAACCATTAAGAAATGTCATGTTTTCAATGTTatgatattaataaaatactaacaattttgcatttactaatttaaattgaattaacaaCTTTTTCCtgttaaaaacataaaaatgataataacATAAAGTGAATCGCCCGAAAATAATATACATCAAATGATTTTCGCTTTccgatatacaaatatatcgatattcatAAATACCGCAGACAGTATTTTCTCAAATCTCCCATCTCTATTATTctccaattaaaaataaataacgaCAATTTAAATCAAGTGCTTGTGTTTATTAAGATCATATTTTACAAGTGCTATAATTATTTACCAGTTCTGCGCTCTGTCAGAATAGGCAATAATGCGACCACCCGATACAATAGGCCTACGTATAGCTGGCGTCAATTGTGCTAGTGAATTAACCGTTAATTTCGCCGGCTTTCGCTTCAATGGCGCATTCAAAATTAGGCGCGCAGGTCTAAACGGAATGCGACGCTCAACAAACGGAAGCGTCAATTGAGTGGCCGGAAAGATGGCTGCGTTACCCGTAACGATTTTTGCCGGTCTGCGCTGTGGCCGTGCCGTCAACTTTGCGGGTCTGCGCTGTGACGAAACCGCTGGACGACGCAGCTGCCGGAAAGTGTTGAAACGTTGCACGAGAGGAAGGACAAACTGTGCCGCAGGTCGCAAGCTGGCCAAACTGATGGTGGCTGCACTTTGCGCTGCAGCATTGGCATCATCACTCGCTGGTGGCCCGTAGGTCTGATCAGGCAGCACTTCTGCAGCTGGAAGGCCATAAGTGTCAGCTGGTGGTCCATAAACTAGTTCGGGTTGCTCCTCTGGTGGCCCATAAACTAGCTCAGGTTGCTCCTCTGGTGGCCCATAAACCAGCTCGGGTTGCTCCTCTGGTGGCCCATACACCAACTCCGGCTCCTCGGGTGGACCATAAGTCAAGTCTGGCTGAGGGAAGTTTGCCTCCTGCTCAGTGGGCAACTCAAATGGTGGATCAGGCGTTGCACCAGCTGCTGGATATGGCGCTGCCTCCTGACGCTGCAGCGCAGGACCCGGAAAGCGTAATCTTGCCGCCTCGCTGGCAGCCAACGAGCTGAACAGCACACAAAGCGTCACCAAGCGAACAGAAGAAGCACCACCAAACATTTTGCTGTACAAGCATAAACTGATGTCAGCAACAGTCTAAAGGTGGCTTTAAATACGCCCATGGATGACCTTCATCCACACATTGGCCACAGTGACCAAAATGCCGACAAGGTCGTCCGATGACTTATACGGCAAACCCCAAAAAGAGGTTACGTGCCCAAATAATGGTGGACGATGGTGAGTAAAGCACAACAATTACGATTACGTGTAAAGCAAAGATTTATTAATAGCGTTTACATGTTATGGATTATGGATTAGAAATTAAGTGTTCACCAGTTGCGTCGCAGCACCAGACGCTGTGGCACTGGCTGCTCACGGCGACGTCCTTGGGGGAATCGCTGGTAGAATCTCGCTGACTTTGGCTGATCAAGTGTCGTGGAGACGGCAATGACGGTGCCATCATCGGACACTTCCACCAGCACATTCTCATCCTCAGGCTCAGGTGCAGGCTCCGGCTGCAGCTTGACATCGCCAGGcgtctcctcctcctcctcctctggTGCTGGAATGTCATCCGTTTCAATTGGCTGCTCTGGTTCTTGCTCCGGCTCGGGTTCTGGCGCTGGCTCGTCCGCACTTGTTGTGGGCGGTCCGTAAACGCTGTCTGGGGGTCCGTATGTGTTATCCGGTGGCAAATAGCTCACTTCCGGTTGCGCAGTTGAGCTGGGCAAATCGAAGGGTATTTCGGGCGTAATGCCCGCCTCTGGGTAGCCTGTGGGCGCTGGACTTGGAGGCGCAGCCAGTTCCTGTCGTGCCAAACCACGGCGTGGCACAAAGCGTTGACGCAGTGGCTCTGAGCTGGCCAAAACGGCGAAGCCCAACAGTAGAATAGCAGTGCAAGTTGTTGCTTTAGTCATTGTGAAGTCTGTTTGGTTTATGTTCTGAGTTGGGCAACACGGCGGCCTATTTATACTCGAATGGGTCACGGGAGACGGTTGACGGCAGAtcagtttgtttttataatttatgctcgtcactttcagtttcagtttttagttttaggCCTGGCCAAGCAACGTTGTTGTTTATCCCGTTCGCTCGGCACTCGGCACTTTGATTATGTTGCCCCGATCGAGGCGGCTTTTGAGTTTcggttttgcttttaatgctGACTACGTGACCCTTTTCCCAATTTTAGCGGCCAATGCTAACAGCGTCAAGTGCCATGTGCCTTGTGCCATGTGCCGTATGCAACACATGGCAGCTTCTACGATGAGCTCTTGCTCATTAACACGCCGTCGTCGATGGTAGCTTTAGCTCGTAATCGAATTGTCCGCtcgtttctctttttttgttgctggaCAATTTGTTGGTTCTTGGctattcataattttatttgatggCTTTTATATTCATATGAATCCAGTGGCCTTGATGGGGGGAACGTGTTGGGTGTTGGGAGGAGTGCCCTTCCCATTAGACATAATTCTTCTCTAGGTCAAACGGAGgcaataatcataaaatattcattgcCTTTAATTATGTTCTTGCACCTTGCCAATTATGCTGTTCTTATCAAGGTCacagcttttttttatttccttttgcgatttattatgaaatatatcTTATGGCATTTTTGCATCTTGGATAAAACGAAATTATCCCTACACGACAGTTTATTCGTAGTATAAGACTTTGAAAACATTCTTCCACATATTGTTAAACTCGACTGCAGAACCTTTCTTTAAATCAAATATCTTTATATGTTATTgttaacattaaaaaatattgaaaataatatattataataatatggtgaattgtttataaatgaatactataacgaaatataataaatattatattaggttggccaaaaagtcttgcggtatttcCGATAGGTGTCTTTGCAAGCGCGTAGTTCTAGTTCTATTTATCGAATCGGTTCATGCGATACCTTTTTGGAAAGCTCTTTTCCCGCGCTAACACgtgtttgatttattgttgtttgtcttgaGTCGTTCGTGAGTTATAGCGTCACAAACATGGagcaaaataaagagaaaatacgGCATATTTTACAGTACTACTACGATAAAGGCAAAAATGCAACTCATGctgccaataaaatttgtgcagTTTATGGACCCGATacagtttccatttccaccGCACAACGATGGTTTCAACGTTTTCGTTCTGGTGCGGAGGTGGTCGAAGATGCGCCACGGTCCGGAAGGCCTGTCGTCGAAAATTGCGATAAAATCGCCGAATTGATCGAAAGAGATCGGCATAGTAGCACCCGTAGCATCGGCCAAGAGCTTGGCATGAGTCATCAAACCGTTTTAAACCATTTGAAGAAGctaagattaaaaaaaaaaggtagaTGTATGGGTGCCACACGACTTGacgcaaaaaaacatttttggccGTATGGATGCATGCGAATCGCTTCTGAATCGCAATAAAATCGACCCGTTTTTGAAGCGGATGGTGACTGGCGATGAAAAGTGGATCACTTACGATAACGTGAAGCGCAAACGGTCGTGGTCGAAAAGCGGTGAAGCTGCCCAGACGGTGGCCAAGCTTGGATTGACGGCCAGGAAGGTTcttctgtgtgtttggtggGATTGGCAGGGAATCATCCACTATGAGCTGCTCTCCTATGGCCAAACGCTCAATTCGGACCTGTACTGCCAACAACTGGACCGCTTGAATGCAGCACTCAAGCAGAAGAGGCCATCTTTGGTCAACAGAGGCCGAATTGTCTTCCATCAGGACAACGCCAGGCCACACACATCTTTGGTGACGCGCCAGAAGCTCCGGGAGTTCGGATGGGAGGTTCTATTGCATCCACCGTATAGTCCGGATCTCGCACCAAGTGATTACCACCTATTTCTGTCCATGGCGAACGACCTTGGTAGTCGGAAATTGGCCTCAAGAGAGTCCTGTGAAAATTGGCTCTCCAAATTTTTTGCCAATAGAAAAGCGAGCTTCTATAAGAGGGGCATTATGAAGTTGGCATCTCGTTGGGAACTCGTCATCGAACAAAACGGCGCATATTTGACTTAAATCGCATTATTCTAACcaattttatgaacaattgaaaattcaataaaaataccgcaagactttttggccaacctaatattataatagtttaatattttatttattacgtatattttaaagtattgtTTAAGAAGAATATTCACAcctattaattttataatttttttttaaattatttaaattgaaagaattaatttcaatcaaattttccatttagtGTTTTgcttagaaaatatattagtaattaacaatacaatatgggtaattccatgacGAAATTTGTTCCGTACCAGACTCTTTACAGTGAAAAtataaactgaaaaaattttaaaaataaatgaatgttaTTCCTAGACCTTTAgataagcactatatttagagctaagattgattttaggaacttgttctgttttacgattaaaaaaatatataaattcgttaatttttttGGTTCGCGTACgaatttttccttttttgcaattatcttaaagcagaaaaaattgttaaaccatttttagctctaattaaagtactaaatTAGAGATAAAAGAATTcccttttcttgtttttaaaattgtttcagtttatgttattttcactgtACAGAGTCTCGCATGGTACAAATCCGTCATGGTATTAcccatatattatataaatggaaataatttttaaccagttgaaatggaaataatcattttatttagagCGCAAGGAATTTTACTCATATCTTCTCTTTTAGGGTATTGCGTatctaataaattattgtttaaataacatacatattttatttaaaaacaaaaaggtagtaattttcatttttcatagTAGTAGACAAATAAATCTTAATGcttattaaatgttttcagagcctaaaataaatttgagaaTACTTTAGGCTCTGAAAACAGGTGTAATAACGCTAACAATTTATTTCCAAAGTTTCGCTTTGTATATTAATCTTCtgttttatagtatattttatataatataacatactGAATTTTATTGACTAAGTGCATGTCAGTAATAACtttattatatcaatatcaatcaatatttgattttcattaattttttttataaaacacATTCACTACCTTGAAGTGAAACCAGTAATTCTCAAAAACAAGTTAGCTTTCaatatatagatatgtatttaaatatacttattttaatattacaaatatcaAACTGAACTGGAACTTTAATTTAACGGTAAGAGAACAAAAAACGAGTACCATAAACACTCTCCAAACACATTTTATGATTATGCAAATGTTTCGAAAGTAAAATTCTGTTGAGTAACGTCAGGGGACGCCCAAGGGGACTTACAGCAACTTCTTGAGTTATAGATTCGATTTAAGAAATTCTGTGATTCGTTTGGATATTGTTTTTCCCCACGAAAGTAATGAAAAAATGTTTCCGTTTAATATGCCAACAAAGATAttcttataatttatttgtaacaAACATTTCGATATATCGCTTAAgtattaacaacaatttagaCCTTAGATGGTGTACACTAGAACGGGCCTCGAGCGGATGATCTGGACTGGAGCTGCGCGAAGTTTCTCTGCCACTGGACGACGCAAGCGGAGGCGACTGTTGCGTGGCTGGATGAGGCTGGCTGGGATGGGCTCGGAGGCTGGATCAGCGTCTTCTACGGGCAGATCCTGATCAGCCGAGGGAGCCGGAGGACCGTAGGTGTTGTCGGGCTCAGCAGGCGGGCCATAAGTGTTATCGGACTCAGCTGGTGGACCGTAAGTGTTGTCCGGCTCAGCAGGTGGGCCATAAGTCAAATCTGGTTGCGCTtccgtctccgtctcagtGGGCAAATCAAATGGTACCTCGGGAGTGACGCCAGCTGGTGGATAAGGCGCCGAGGCGGGCGTGGGTGCTGCATCCACAACGGGATCCACCGGAGCAGCCTCCTGGCGAGCCAGCTGCAGGCGAGAggagcgactgcgactgcgcaAACGCGCTGGTTCCGCGGAAGTCAATGCGGCGATGGCAGCCAGGATGAGCAGAGAGGTGGTAAACTTGAAAGCCATGTTGCTGGATTGTTGATTGGTGTTAGAATGTTGATATCGAGTGGCAATCGTGCAGCTTTTATACACAACATTTTGGCAGTCATAAATGGCACCGTGAGGGACAACAAAGTGGTTATTAtgatggttttttttttgtattttgtttgcggGGTTCGAGTACCTACGTGACAATATTTTGTCAAGGGCCCATGTCCATCCCATAACCATTGACCATTAATTCGCTTGGGCACTTAACTCTGAACTCCAAGTGCTTTAAAGTAGTCGCACAGTGGTACCAAATGCGCTATGTTTAACATACGAGGAGCGATCATTGCATAGACAATCACTTATAAAGCACACTGGAGCAAAGGCGTTCAGATGTTGCTCAAATGTGAGAAGCCACgcaatcaattaattttaaattgtggtTTCATCAATCAAAAAAATGCTTAatca of Drosophila nasuta strain 15112-1781.00 chromosome 3, ASM2355853v1, whole genome shotgun sequence contains these proteins:
- the LOC132789778 gene encoding DNA-directed RNA polymerases I, II, and III subunit RPABC3 — its product is MAGVLFEDIFNVKDMDPEGKKFDRVSRLHCESESFKMDLILDINSWLYPMELGDKFRLVLATTLREDGCPDSGEYNPMEHEGTRADSFEYVMYGKIYRIEGDEAHNESSRLSAYVSFGGLLMRLQGDANNLHGFEVDQHMYLLMKRLAF
- the LOC132788194 gene encoding uncharacterized protein LOC132788194 — encoded protein: MFGGASSVRLVTLCVLFSSLAASEAARLRFPGPALQRQEAAPYPAAGATPDPPFELPTEQEANFPQPDLTYGPPEEPELVYGPPEEQPELVYGPPEEQPELVYGPPEEQPELVYGPPADTYGLPAAEVLPDQTYGPPASDDANAAAQSAATISLASLRPAAQFVLPLVQRFNTFRQLRRPAVSSQRRPAKLTARPQRRPAKIVTGNAAIFPATQLTLPFVERRIPFRPARLILNAPLKRKPAKLTVNSLAQLTPAIRRPIVSGGRIIAYSDRAQNW
- the LOC132791994 gene encoding protein TsetseEP; this encodes MTKATTCTAILLLGFAVLASSEPLRQRFVPRRGLARQELAAPPSPAPTGYPEAGITPEIPFDLPSSTAQPEVSYLPPDNTYGPPDSVYGPPTTSADEPAPEPEPEQEPEQPIETDDIPAPEEEEEETPGDVKLQPEPAPEPEDENVLVEVSDDGTVIAVSTTLDQPKSARFYQRFPQGRRREQPVPQRLVLRRNW
- the LOC132790880 gene encoding uncharacterized protein LOC132790880, whose protein sequence is MVMGWTWALDKILSRRYSNPANKIQKKNHHNNHFVVPHGAIYDCQNVVYKSCTIATRYQHSNTNQQSSNMAFKFTTSLLILAAIAALTSAEPARLRSRSRSSRLQLARQEAAPVDPVVDAAPTPASAPYPPAGVTPEVPFDLPTETETEAQPDLTYGPPAEPDNTYGPPAESDNTYGPPAEPDNTYGPPAPSADQDLPVEDADPASEPIPASLIQPRNSRLRLRRPVAEKLRAAPVQIIRSRPVLVYTI